Proteins from one Acidihalobacter prosperus genomic window:
- a CDS encoding ABC transporter permease, which translates to MSLDLWTSIGGSVVVAATPLLLASAGELVTERAGLLNLGVEGMMTVGAAAGFIAAYHTGSPVVGLFAGAAAGLFCALIYAWLTVQLAADQVATGLALTIFGHGLSAFVGQPYAGKSIHPLGDAPVPLLQHIPLLGPVLFHHSLPVYFAILLVLGLAWYLRATRGGLMLKSVGEDPQVARGLGLPVIAIRYAAALFGGAMAGLGGAFLSTVYTPMWAQGMVAGQGWIAVGLVVFATWRPLRLLLGAWLFAGVGIGQLFSQAAGLQVNTYFLSALPYLAVLTALVLISRDPMRIRLHTPAALGRPFRAES; encoded by the coding sequence ATGAGCCTCGACTTGTGGACCTCGATCGGGGGCAGCGTGGTGGTGGCCGCCACCCCGCTGCTGCTGGCCTCGGCCGGCGAACTGGTCACCGAGCGTGCGGGCCTGCTCAACCTCGGCGTCGAGGGCATGATGACGGTCGGCGCCGCGGCCGGCTTCATCGCCGCCTACCACACCGGCAGCCCGGTCGTCGGGCTGTTCGCCGGTGCCGCGGCGGGTCTGTTCTGCGCGCTGATCTACGCCTGGCTGACCGTGCAGCTCGCCGCCGATCAGGTGGCCACGGGGCTCGCGCTGACCATCTTCGGTCACGGCCTGAGCGCCTTCGTCGGCCAGCCTTACGCCGGCAAATCGATCCATCCGCTCGGCGATGCGCCGGTGCCGCTGCTGCAGCACATACCCCTGCTCGGCCCGGTGCTGTTCCATCACAGCCTGCCGGTGTACTTCGCGATCCTGCTGGTGCTGGGGCTGGCCTGGTACCTGCGCGCGACGCGCGGCGGTCTGATGCTCAAGAGCGTGGGCGAGGACCCGCAGGTGGCGCGCGGTCTCGGCCTGCCGGTGATCGCGATCCGCTACGCCGCGGCGCTGTTCGGCGGTGCGATGGCGGGCCTCGGCGGCGCCTTCCTGTCCACGGTGTACACGCCGATGTGGGCGCAGGGCATGGTCGCGGGGCAAGGCTGGATCGCGGTCGGCCTGGTGGTGTTCGCCACCTGGCGTCCGCTGCGCCTGCTGCTCGGCGCCTGGCTGTTCGCCGGCGTCGGCATCGGCCAGCTGTTCTCGCAGGCGGCGGGTCTGCAGGTGAACACGTATTTTCTGTCGGCATTGCCCTATCTGGCCGTGCTGACGGCGCTGGTTCTGATCTCGCGCGATCCGATGCGCATCCGGCTGCACACGCCGGCCGCGCTCGGGCGCCCGTTCAGGGCCGAGTCCTGA
- a CDS encoding ABC transporter ATP-binding protein, translating to MTAHDSSMAVPAPRRDARLALLGLTKRFPGVVANDRVDVSVRAGEIHALLGENGAGKSTLMKMIYGLLAPDEGSILWEGRETVIEGPLHARRLGMGMVQQHFSLLESLTVAENLALTLNRRGRWEPERVAARVAEAEGRYGLAVEPHRPVHSLSVGQRQRVEILRCLLQEEPLKLLILDEPTAVLTPQEVAGLFEVLRRLAAQGLSILFVSHKLDEVKALCERVTVLRGGRVVARRDMADVTVDELATLMVGDRPPALRERRAVAGAGEVRLALQGLDLAPDHPHGTALSRASLELRRGEILGLAGVSGNGQQELLAALVGERPVPADCVLIDGEPVGRMGVAERRRRGLRYVPEDRQGTGAVPSLSLIDNALLTRWPKATRFGWVSLAAARNWAQAICERYQVRQAGVGMPASSLSGGNLQKFIVGRELDETPEIFVVAQPTWGVDVAAARRIQDALLALREQGTALLVISDDLDELLALADRVAVISGGRVSSARPVAEVGRAQLGQLMGGRGLEAEVPDAAA from the coding sequence ATGACTGCCCACGATTCTTCCATGGCCGTGCCGGCGCCGAGGCGCGATGCCCGGCTTGCTTTGCTCGGTCTGACCAAACGGTTTCCGGGTGTGGTCGCCAACGACCGGGTCGACGTGAGCGTCCGCGCCGGCGAGATTCATGCCCTGCTGGGCGAGAACGGCGCCGGCAAGAGCACGCTGATGAAGATGATCTACGGCCTGCTCGCACCCGACGAGGGTTCGATCCTCTGGGAAGGCCGCGAGACCGTGATCGAGGGGCCGCTGCATGCGCGTCGCCTCGGCATGGGCATGGTGCAGCAGCACTTTTCCCTGCTCGAAAGTCTCACCGTGGCCGAGAATCTGGCGCTCACGCTCAATCGGCGCGGACGCTGGGAGCCCGAGCGCGTGGCCGCACGCGTGGCCGAGGCGGAAGGCCGCTACGGTCTGGCGGTCGAGCCGCACCGGCCGGTGCACAGCCTGTCGGTCGGGCAGCGCCAGCGGGTCGAGATCCTGCGCTGCCTGCTGCAGGAGGAGCCGCTCAAGCTGTTGATTCTCGACGAGCCGACCGCGGTGCTCACGCCGCAGGAAGTGGCCGGGCTGTTCGAGGTGCTGCGCCGGCTTGCCGCGCAGGGGCTGAGCATCCTGTTCGTCAGCCACAAGCTCGACGAGGTCAAGGCGCTGTGCGAGCGCGTCACCGTGCTGCGCGGCGGCAGGGTGGTCGCGCGCCGCGACATGGCGGACGTGACGGTGGACGAGCTGGCCACGCTGATGGTCGGCGACCGCCCGCCGGCCCTGCGCGAGCGTCGCGCGGTGGCCGGCGCCGGCGAGGTCCGCCTGGCGCTGCAGGGGCTCGATCTCGCGCCCGACCATCCGCACGGCACCGCGCTGAGTCGGGCTTCCCTGGAGCTCAGGCGCGGCGAGATCCTGGGGCTGGCCGGGGTTTCGGGCAACGGCCAGCAGGAACTGCTCGCCGCGCTGGTGGGCGAGCGCCCGGTGCCGGCCGACTGCGTGCTGATCGACGGCGAACCGGTGGGGCGGATGGGCGTGGCCGAACGCCGCCGGCGCGGACTGCGTTACGTGCCGGAGGATCGTCAGGGCACCGGCGCCGTGCCCAGCCTCTCTTTGATCGACAACGCCCTGCTCACGCGCTGGCCGAAGGCGACGCGCTTCGGCTGGGTGTCGCTGGCGGCGGCGCGGAACTGGGCGCAGGCGATCTGCGAACGCTATCAGGTGCGCCAGGCCGGCGTCGGCATGCCGGCGTCCTCGCTGTCGGGCGGCAACCTGCAGAAATTCATCGTCGGCCGCGAGCTGGACGAGACCCCGGAGATCTTCGTCGTCGCGCAGCCCACCTGGGGCGTCGACGTCGCTGCGGCGCGGCGCATTCAGGACGCCCTGCTCGCGCTGCGCGAGCAGGGTACGGCCCTGCTGGTAATCTCCGACGACCTCGACGAACTGCTCGCCCTGGCCGACCGCGTGGCGGTGATCAGCGGCGGACGGGTGTCGTCGGCGCGGCCGGTGGCCGAAGTCGGCCGCGCGCAGCTCGGTCAGCTGATGGGCGGTCGCGGCCTGGAAGCGGAGGTGCCCGATGCTGCGGCTTAG
- a CDS encoding nucleoside phosphorylase-I family protein, whose product MKRLLTRLLLGLLLVAPGAFAAIPVKVMVLAAFPPELAPWLKHMKHPTELKIAGTYAPVWCDARQVCVTETGEAQVNSATTVSALLASSQLDMTQALVLRAGIAGGPPWGQDTLGGAYWSDWVISWDLGHHLTAMSHGQPEPRFLPLGDDQPPLGTEAFKLNPWLVNLAFEVTREIPLADDLPAMNNRKLYAGQANRQPQVGIGATVTGDDFWSGVELSRLAQQIVDYYTHGAARYVTTAMEETGDADAMARRGLLSHYLSLRTISDFDQPPPGETAAAWLLEHNYPGGRIAFENAYRVGNAFVDYVLAHPKQIAQAMRADRVPATHYPLSASEAMGK is encoded by the coding sequence ATGAAACGCCTGCTTACCCGACTGCTTCTCGGCCTGCTGCTGGTCGCTCCCGGCGCCTTCGCCGCGATCCCGGTCAAGGTGATGGTACTTGCCGCCTTCCCGCCGGAACTCGCGCCCTGGCTCAAGCACATGAAACACCCGACCGAACTCAAGATCGCCGGCACCTACGCCCCGGTGTGGTGCGATGCCCGCCAGGTGTGCGTGACCGAAACCGGCGAGGCGCAGGTCAATTCCGCCACCACCGTCTCCGCCCTGCTCGCCAGCAGCCAGCTCGACATGACGCAGGCCCTGGTGCTGCGCGCCGGCATCGCCGGCGGCCCGCCCTGGGGGCAGGACACCCTGGGCGGCGCCTACTGGTCCGACTGGGTGATTTCCTGGGATCTCGGCCATCACCTCACGGCGATGTCGCACGGCCAGCCCGAACCGCGCTTCCTGCCGCTCGGCGACGACCAGCCGCCGCTCGGCACCGAGGCCTTCAAGCTCAATCCCTGGCTGGTCAATCTGGCCTTCGAGGTCACCCGCGAGATTCCGCTGGCCGACGACCTGCCGGCGATGAACAACCGCAAGCTCTACGCCGGGCAGGCCAACCGCCAGCCCCAGGTCGGCATCGGCGCGACCGTCACCGGCGACGACTTCTGGTCGGGCGTCGAGCTGTCGCGGCTCGCGCAGCAGATCGTCGACTACTACACCCACGGTGCCGCGCGCTACGTGACCACCGCGATGGAGGAGACCGGCGACGCCGACGCCATGGCGCGGCGCGGCCTGCTCTCGCACTACCTCAGCCTGCGCACGATCAGCGACTTCGACCAGCCGCCGCCCGGCGAAACCGCCGCCGCCTGGCTGCTCGAACACAATTACCCCGGAGGCCGCATCGCCTTCGAGAACGCCTACCGCGTCGGCAATGCCTTCGTCGATTATGTCCTGGCGCACCCGAAGCAGATCGCCCAGGCCATGCGCGCCGATCGCGTGCCCGCCACCCACTACCCGCTGAGCGCGTCGGAGGCCATGGGCAAATGA
- a CDS encoding ureidoglycolate lyase: protein MSSQTAAQRYVDVPLVDATPENTAEYGLMIGDSVLKPGLPIPFYKGSVEEGQNLDFVYHERAVVRTARISHRSAEITWLERHLRMTQLFVGLGDQPFAMVLGKPNQDTGASLPVLEDVVAFRIPPGHGIMIHAGTWHDFPMAFENPVTVLTMNSEEVVKALAEAKTADDMDAGDVYKINIERHTGRVLRVPF from the coding sequence ATGTCGTCGCAAACCGCCGCACAACGCTACGTCGACGTCCCGCTGGTGGACGCCACGCCCGAGAACACCGCCGAATACGGCCTGATGATCGGCGACAGCGTGCTCAAGCCCGGCCTGCCCATCCCCTTCTACAAGGGCAGCGTGGAAGAGGGCCAGAACCTCGATTTCGTCTATCACGAGCGCGCCGTGGTGCGCACCGCGCGCATCTCCCATCGCAGCGCGGAAATCACCTGGCTGGAACGCCACCTGCGCATGACCCAGCTGTTCGTGGGCCTGGGCGACCAGCCCTTCGCGATGGTTCTCGGCAAGCCGAACCAGGACACCGGCGCCAGTCTGCCGGTGCTGGAGGACGTGGTCGCGTTCCGCATTCCGCCCGGCCACGGCATCATGATCCACGCCGGTACCTGGCACGATTTCCCGATGGCCTTCGAGAACCCGGTGACGGTGCTGACGATGAATTCCGAGGAAGTGGTCAAGGCCCTCGCCGAGGCCAAGACCGCCGACGACATGGACGCCGGCGACGTCTACAAGATCAACATCGAACGTCACACGGGCCGCGTCCTGCGGGTGCCGTTCTAG
- a CDS encoding (2Fe-2S)-binding protein produces MHLRLTVNDAQHSAACRPDTRLLDYLRETLGLTGAKEGCGEGECGACAVLIDGVLANSCLVPMGQLDGCRVQTVEGVPAESPLRRAFAAHGGTQCGICTPGMLMAATALLADHPHPDLADIREGLAGNLCRCTGYTRIYAAVAAAAEETAAQTRETHSRVG; encoded by the coding sequence ATGCACCTGCGCCTGACCGTCAACGATGCCCAGCACAGCGCCGCCTGCCGCCCGGACACCCGGCTGCTCGACTACCTGCGCGAAACTCTCGGCCTGACCGGGGCCAAGGAAGGCTGCGGCGAGGGCGAATGCGGCGCCTGCGCCGTGCTGATCGACGGCGTGCTGGCGAACAGCTGTCTGGTGCCCATGGGCCAGCTCGACGGCTGCCGCGTCCAGACCGTCGAGGGCGTTCCCGCCGAGTCGCCGCTGCGCCGCGCCTTCGCCGCGCACGGCGGCACCCAGTGCGGCATCTGCACGCCCGGCATGCTGATGGCGGCGACGGCGCTGCTCGCCGATCACCCTCACCCCGACCTCGCCGATATCCGCGAGGGCCTCGCCGGCAACCTGTGCCGCTGCACCGGCTACACGCGCATCTATGCGGCCGTGGCCGCCGCCGCGGAGGAGACCGCCGCGCAGACTCGGGAGACGCACAGCCGTGTGGGCTAG
- a CDS encoding ABC transporter permease, producing MLRLRLQARARPSTRMQFAAPLLAVGGTALVAFAVLAASGHPPLGGFYALFLAPFGSASGWSDVLVKAAPLALIGAGLVVAYRARVWNIGAQGQYVIGAVLGSSLIVYHPDATSAWLLPAMVLLGAVGGAAYGAIPALLNTRFNANEILTSLMLDYVALYLLRYLTFGPWRDPHSYGFPGSISFPDAASLPIVWPQTQFDLGALCAFFAAPLVWLLLRGSLFGFQVRVSASAPAARYAGFSRGRTVWQAFLLSGACAGLAGILQVAGPIDQLRPNIYSDIGFAAIIVAYLGQLNPLGVLPAALLVGLFYVGADNAQITMGLPVALTQLLQGVLLFTLLAANVLVRYRLRRVPA from the coding sequence ATGCTGCGGCTTAGACTGCAGGCGCGCGCGCGGCCTTCCACCCGCATGCAGTTCGCCGCGCCGCTGCTCGCGGTGGGCGGCACCGCACTGGTTGCCTTCGCGGTGCTCGCAGCCTCCGGACATCCCCCGCTCGGCGGTTTCTACGCACTGTTCCTGGCGCCCTTCGGCAGCGCGTCCGGCTGGTCCGACGTGCTGGTCAAGGCGGCGCCGCTCGCGCTCATCGGCGCGGGGCTGGTGGTCGCCTACCGCGCCCGGGTGTGGAACATCGGCGCGCAGGGCCAGTACGTGATCGGCGCGGTGCTCGGCAGCTCGCTGATCGTGTATCACCCGGACGCCACCAGCGCCTGGCTGCTGCCGGCGATGGTGCTGCTCGGCGCCGTCGGCGGTGCCGCCTACGGCGCGATCCCGGCGCTGCTCAACACGCGCTTCAACGCCAACGAGATCCTCACCAGCCTGATGCTGGACTACGTGGCGCTGTACCTGCTGCGCTATCTCACCTTCGGTCCCTGGCGCGATCCGCACAGCTACGGCTTTCCCGGTTCGATCTCGTTTCCGGATGCGGCCAGCCTGCCGATCGTCTGGCCGCAGACGCAGTTCGACCTCGGCGCGCTGTGCGCCTTCTTCGCGGCGCCGCTGGTGTGGCTGCTGCTGCGCGGGTCGCTGTTCGGTTTCCAGGTGCGCGTCTCGGCCAGCGCGCCGGCCGCGCGCTACGCGGGCTTCAGCCGCGGGCGCACGGTGTGGCAGGCCTTCCTGCTCAGCGGCGCCTGCGCGGGGCTGGCGGGCATCCTGCAGGTGGCCGGGCCGATCGACCAGCTGCGCCCGAACATCTACTCGGACATCGGCTTCGCCGCGATCATCGTGGCCTACCTCGGCCAGCTCAATCCGCTCGGCGTGCTGCCGGCGGCCCTGCTGGTCGGCCTGTTCTACGTCGGCGCGGACAACGCCCAGATCACCATGGGCCTGCCGGTGGCGCTGACCCAGCTGCTGCAGGGCGTGCTGCTGTTCACCCTGCTCGCGGCCAACGTGCTGGTGCGCTACCGGCTGCGGCGGGTGCCGGCATGA
- the atzD gene encoding cyanuric acid amidohydrolase: MRIIAHRVATAGPGDVSGLAALLDAGELRADEILAVIGKTEGNGGVNDFTRELATRALGDLLAPRLECAPEAIEERIVLSFSGGTEGVASPHLLILSRRGAALAAPRTSKRLAIATGHTRALEPSEIGYRPMMEETARVVRELMRELAVDDPSDVHLVQIKGAIPGYDETQRVAAEAEGRPLRCDMVGSRAASALGVGIALGEIDDAAAGDDAVCRDWSLFSTRASVSAKPGLPRSEITLFANSAWWDGDLVIEHGVMRDIIDLDAIRDVLARLGLTAPGQLAPEQTARLVGIFAKSDADPRHRIRGRRHTMWTDADISDMRYSRCVVSALLAGVTGETAVYVSTRAEHHGPLGGGPVAMIARVDA, from the coding sequence ATGCGGATCATCGCCCACCGTGTGGCCACCGCCGGCCCCGGCGACGTCTCGGGCCTCGCCGCCCTGCTCGACGCCGGCGAACTGCGCGCGGATGAAATCCTCGCCGTGATCGGCAAGACCGAGGGCAACGGCGGGGTCAACGACTTCACCCGCGAACTGGCCACGCGGGCGCTGGGCGACCTGCTCGCGCCGCGCCTCGAATGTGCGCCGGAGGCCATCGAGGAGCGCATCGTGCTGTCCTTCTCGGGCGGCACCGAGGGCGTCGCAAGTCCGCACCTGCTGATCCTCTCGCGGCGCGGCGCGGCCCTGGCGGCACCGCGGACGTCCAAGCGCCTCGCCATCGCCACCGGCCATACCCGCGCCCTCGAACCCAGCGAGATCGGCTATCGGCCGATGATGGAAGAGACCGCGCGCGTGGTCCGTGAGCTGATGCGCGAACTCGCCGTCGACGACCCTTCCGACGTGCATCTGGTACAGATCAAGGGCGCCATTCCTGGCTACGACGAGACCCAGCGGGTCGCCGCCGAGGCCGAGGGCCGGCCGCTGCGCTGCGACATGGTCGGCTCGCGCGCCGCTTCCGCGCTCGGGGTGGGCATCGCCCTGGGCGAGATCGATGACGCCGCGGCCGGGGATGACGCCGTGTGCCGCGACTGGTCGCTGTTCTCCACCCGCGCCAGTGTCTCGGCCAAGCCTGGGCTGCCCCGCTCCGAAATCACCCTGTTCGCCAACTCGGCGTGGTGGGACGGCGATCTCGTCATCGAGCATGGCGTGATGCGCGACATCATCGACCTCGACGCGATCCGCGACGTGCTCGCCCGCCTCGGCCTGACGGCACCCGGTCAGCTCGCCCCGGAACAGACCGCGCGCCTGGTCGGCATCTTCGCCAAATCCGACGCCGACCCGCGCCACCGGATTCGCGGCCGCCGCCACACCATGTGGACCGACGCCGACATCTCCGACATGCGCTATTCGCGCTGCGTGGTGTCCGCCCTGCTTGCCGGCGTCACCGGCGAGACCGCCGTGTACGTCTCCACCCGCGCCGAGCATCACGGACCGCTCGGCGGCGGGCCGGTGGCGATGATCGCAAGAGTCGACGCATGA
- a CDS encoding xanthine dehydrogenase family protein molybdopterin-binding subunit yields the protein MSDTLGTSPIRVDADDKLAGRTRYVDDIVYPDMLHAATLRTCHPGGRLGGICLDPDRDWSEFVIVTAADVPGANCVKAIAEDQPVLAAGEYRHAAEPVALIAHPDRARLAEALAHIEVIETPGPEPLFDADEALASSRRIVPDNVFTDYTLAKGDLAEGERQAAAVVEGTFRTGAQEHVYIEPQGMIGRLMPDGELRIEGSMQCPYYVLDALVHATGLPAERIRVVQTATGGGFGGKEEYPSMIACHVALLALKAGGRPVKMIYDRGEDMRATPKRHPSRSRVRVGADADGRLCLIDFDFALDGGAYTTLSPVVLSRGVIHAPGPYRCEHVRVRGRAVATNHPPFGAFRGFGAPQSIFALEAALDRLAERLGLDPAELRRRNLLAPGDRSATGQLAGDDAVADAVLAQALAESDYVQRRAAHEAWNRAGHRTRRGIGLATFCHGSGFTGNGEVNLRSRAGLRVTADGVVELLSSSTEIGQGMATTFTQIAADALHLPIARVRVAPTDTQVVPNSGPTVASRTCMVVGRLIQDAARTMIERLSAEAGLPGQYDEAAFAAACARLHAAGGNTVEIAQYRAPAGVEWDDQHFRGAAYASYAWAAYIADIEIDLDTLAVNVRDFVAVQEIGRAVHPVIAAGQIEGGVAQGIGLALFEDVVWNDAGVMTNDRITHYILPTSADLPPIRVFFQETADAPGPGGAKGIGELPMDGPAPAVANAVRHALGVDIDAVPILPEHLLAKLTTDHKDVA from the coding sequence GTGAGCGACACCCTCGGCACCAGCCCGATACGCGTGGATGCGGACGACAAGCTCGCCGGCCGCACGCGCTACGTGGACGACATCGTCTATCCGGACATGCTCCACGCCGCGACCCTGCGCACCTGCCATCCGGGCGGCAGGCTGGGCGGCATCTGCCTCGATCCCGACCGCGACTGGTCCGAATTCGTGATCGTGACCGCCGCCGACGTTCCTGGCGCCAACTGCGTCAAGGCCATCGCTGAAGACCAGCCGGTGCTCGCCGCCGGCGAATACCGCCATGCCGCCGAGCCGGTGGCGCTGATCGCCCACCCCGACCGCGCACGCCTGGCCGAGGCGCTGGCGCATATCGAAGTGATCGAAACGCCGGGACCGGAACCGCTGTTCGACGCGGACGAGGCACTGGCCTCGTCGCGGCGCATCGTGCCGGACAACGTCTTCACCGATTACACCCTGGCCAAGGGCGACCTCGCCGAGGGCGAGCGCCAGGCCGCCGCGGTGGTCGAGGGCACCTTCCGCACCGGCGCGCAGGAGCATGTCTACATCGAGCCGCAGGGCATGATCGGGCGCCTGATGCCCGACGGCGAACTGCGCATCGAGGGCTCGATGCAGTGCCCTTATTACGTGCTCGACGCCCTGGTGCACGCCACCGGCCTGCCGGCCGAGCGCATCCGCGTCGTGCAGACGGCCACCGGCGGCGGTTTCGGCGGCAAGGAAGAATACCCCTCGATGATCGCCTGCCACGTCGCCCTGCTCGCGCTCAAGGCGGGCGGGCGCCCGGTGAAGATGATCTACGACCGCGGCGAGGACATGCGCGCCACGCCCAAGCGCCACCCCTCGCGCAGCCGCGTGCGCGTCGGCGCCGACGCCGACGGCCGGCTGTGTCTGATCGATTTCGACTTCGCGCTCGACGGCGGCGCCTACACCACGCTCAGCCCGGTGGTGCTGTCGCGCGGCGTGATCCACGCCCCCGGCCCCTACCGCTGCGAGCACGTTCGCGTGCGCGGCCGCGCGGTGGCCACCAACCACCCGCCCTTCGGCGCCTTCCGCGGCTTCGGCGCGCCGCAGAGCATCTTCGCCCTGGAAGCGGCGCTCGATCGTCTGGCCGAACGGCTGGGGCTCGACCCCGCCGAACTGCGCCGGCGCAACCTGCTCGCGCCGGGCGACCGCTCGGCCACCGGCCAGCTCGCGGGCGACGACGCGGTCGCCGACGCCGTGCTCGCACAGGCGCTCGCGGAAAGCGACTACGTCCAGCGGCGCGCCGCGCACGAGGCCTGGAACCGCGCCGGCCACCGCACGCGCCGCGGCATCGGCCTCGCCACCTTCTGCCACGGCTCAGGCTTCACCGGCAACGGCGAGGTCAACCTGCGCTCCAGGGCCGGCCTGCGCGTCACCGCGGACGGCGTCGTCGAGCTGCTGAGCTCCAGCACCGAGATCGGCCAGGGCATGGCCACCACCTTCACCCAGATCGCGGCCGACGCGCTGCATCTGCCGATCGCCCGCGTCCGCGTCGCGCCGACCGACACCCAGGTGGTGCCGAATTCCGGCCCCACGGTGGCCTCGCGCACCTGCATGGTCGTCGGACGCCTGATCCAGGATGCCGCCCGCACGATGATCGAGCGGCTGAGCGCCGAGGCCGGCCTGCCCGGGCAATACGACGAGGCCGCCTTCGCCGCGGCCTGCGCCCGCCTGCACGCCGCCGGCGGGAATACCGTCGAGATCGCACAGTACCGTGCACCTGCCGGGGTCGAATGGGACGACCAACACTTCCGCGGCGCAGCCTATGCCAGCTACGCCTGGGCCGCCTACATCGCCGACATCGAGATCGATCTCGATACCCTCGCCGTGAATGTGCGGGATTTCGTCGCCGTGCAGGAGATCGGCCGCGCGGTGCATCCGGTGATCGCCGCCGGTCAGATCGAGGGCGGCGTCGCCCAAGGCATCGGCCTCGCGCTGTTCGAGGATGTGGTGTGGAACGACGCCGGGGTGATGACCAACGACCGCATCACCCACTACATCCTGCCGACCAGCGCCGACCTGCCGCCGATCCGCGTCTTCTTCCAGGAAACCGCCGACGCCCCCGGCCCCGGCGGCGCCAAGGGCATCGGCGAGCTGCCGATGGACGGCCCCGCGCCGGCGGTGGCCAATGCCGTCCGCCACGCCCTCGGCGTAGACATCGATGCCGTGCCGATCCTGCCCGAACACCTACTCGCAAAGCTCACGACCGACCACAAGGATGTCGCATGA
- a CDS encoding FAD binding domain-containing protein yields MWARPRTLAEAMRLLGGDADGAWRIIAGGTDLMVEQRLHPVADERNWLDLTAVGELSGLYASDGGLRIGACVPLRRIARDPRVRERYPLLAATAAVTGALPIQNRATLGGNVANASPAADNPPALLVYDADIELAGPEGRRRLPYREFHTGYKQTRMRADELIVALHLPAPKPGSAIEFYRKVGTRQAQAIAKLSLAARLRLDAAGAVHSARFGLASVGPAPAALPAVEDWLVGQRPEAVDAATLRRHLAQDIRPLDDIRSTAAYRLEVAARLLLTALRTPPGAPSV; encoded by the coding sequence GTGTGGGCTAGACCGCGTACCCTCGCCGAGGCGATGCGCCTGCTCGGCGGCGATGCCGACGGGGCCTGGCGGATCATCGCCGGCGGCACGGACCTGATGGTCGAGCAGCGCCTCCATCCCGTCGCGGACGAACGCAACTGGCTCGACCTGACCGCCGTCGGCGAACTGTCCGGGCTCTACGCCAGCGACGGCGGCCTGCGCATCGGCGCCTGCGTGCCCCTGCGGCGCATCGCCCGCGATCCGCGGGTGCGCGAGCGCTACCCGCTGCTCGCCGCCACCGCGGCGGTGACCGGTGCGCTGCCGATCCAGAACCGCGCGACCCTGGGCGGCAACGTCGCCAACGCCTCCCCGGCCGCGGACAACCCGCCCGCCCTGCTGGTCTACGACGCCGACATCGAGCTGGCCGGCCCCGAAGGCCGACGCCGCCTGCCCTACCGCGAGTTCCATACTGGCTACAAGCAGACCCGGATGCGCGCGGACGAACTGATCGTCGCGCTCCATCTGCCGGCGCCCAAGCCGGGGTCAGCCATCGAGTTCTACCGCAAGGTCGGCACCCGGCAGGCGCAGGCCATCGCCAAGCTCAGCCTGGCCGCGCGCCTGCGCCTGGATGCCGCCGGCGCCGTGCACAGCGCCCGCTTCGGCCTCGCCAGCGTGGGCCCCGCGCCCGCCGCGCTGCCCGCCGTCGAGGACTGGCTGGTCGGCCAGCGCCCGGAGGCGGTCGACGCCGCGACCCTGCGCCGGCACCTCGCCCAGGACATCAGGCCCCTGGACGACATCCGCTCCACCGCCGCCTACCGGCTGGAGGTGGCCGCACGCCTGCTGCTGACCGCGCTGCGCACGCCGCCCGGCGCGCCGTCCGTCTGA
- a CDS encoding XdhC family protein — translation MSASLHPAAAPERPLAEALITEVRGSAPAAVGDGMCLLADGRFSGTVGGGRMEHALQAALRADPQVARGIDFTLGHGTDQCCGGRAQAHIVPVPPLLAALYAPGASRVYAVADGRLHLAGGITAEGRALGSEARAALAGADAPGYLADGSRFVLPARRRTPLWLFGAGHVGRAVARIATDLDYAVRVFDARPEWADPLAFPPAARVSLTIDPAALPEAPADAVVLIMTHSHTLDFELLAHFAARPLAYIGVIASRSKAARFRHALEREGLAPRDLHMPIGLPGLGKRPAEIAVSVMAELLALRAAAAEGIARP, via the coding sequence ATGAGCGCCTCGCTGCATCCCGCCGCCGCCCCCGAACGGCCGCTGGCCGAGGCGCTGATCACCGAGGTGCGCGGTTCCGCGCCCGCGGCGGTCGGCGACGGCATGTGCCTGCTCGCGGACGGACGCTTCTCCGGCACGGTCGGCGGCGGACGCATGGAACACGCGCTGCAGGCCGCGCTGCGGGCCGATCCTCAGGTCGCGCGCGGCATCGACTTCACCCTGGGACACGGCACCGACCAGTGCTGCGGCGGGCGCGCGCAGGCGCACATCGTGCCCGTGCCGCCGCTGCTCGCCGCCCTGTACGCGCCGGGCGCCTCGCGCGTCTATGCGGTCGCCGACGGCCGTCTGCATCTGGCGGGCGGCATCACCGCCGAGGGGCGCGCGCTCGGCAGCGAGGCCCGTGCCGCACTCGCCGGCGCGGACGCGCCCGGCTACCTCGCCGACGGCAGCCGGTTCGTGCTGCCGGCACGTCGGCGCACGCCCCTGTGGCTGTTCGGCGCCGGCCACGTGGGACGCGCGGTGGCGCGCATCGCCACCGACCTCGACTACGCGGTGCGCGTGTTCGACGCCCGCCCCGAATGGGCCGACCCGCTGGCCTTCCCGCCGGCGGCGCGAGTCAGCCTCACGATCGATCCCGCCGCCCTGCCCGAGGCGCCGGCCGACGCGGTGGTACTGATCATGACGCACAGCCACACCCTGGACTTCGAACTGCTCGCCCATTTCGCCGCACGGCCGCTCGCCTACATCGGCGTCATCGCCAGCCGCTCCAAGGCGGCCCGCTTCCGCCACGCGCTCGAACGCGAGGGCCTCGCGCCGCGCGACCTGCACATGCCCATCGGCCTGCCCGGCCTCGGCAAGCGACCGGCCGAGATCGCGGTCAGCGTCATGGCCGAGCTGCTCGCCCTGCGCGCCGCCGCCGCGGAGGGCATTGCGCGGCCATGA